The following proteins come from a genomic window of Acetivibrio cellulolyticus CD2:
- a CDS encoding type I restriction endonuclease subunit R, with translation MANVGEVERKTQNRIVALFKNELKYTYLGNWEERPDNRNIEDGLLTEYLTKKGYNNTLITKAIFELKYAINNYNDDLYNINKKVYNLLRYGVKVKADIGENYETVHLIDWQHPLENDFYIAEEVTVMGEKEKRPDIVLYVNGIAIGVLELKRSTVSIGDGIRQSIANQQKGFIEKFFATVQFVFAGNDSEGLRYGTIGTPEKFFLNWKEDIEDNSRLPLDKYLVKMCSKERIIEIMYDFVLFDGGIKKLPRVHQYFGIKAAQEHVKRYEGGIIWHTQGSGKSIVMVLLAKWILENKPNARVVIITDRDELDKQIERVFKDAGEKEILRTSSGKDLMIQLSNPTPRLLCSLVHKFGRKGVDNFERFIKELESQPSNAVGELFLFIDECHRTQSGKLHRTMKAMLPNAVFIGFTGTPLLKKDKQTSLEVFGKYIHTYKFNEAVEDNVILDLMYDARDIDQRLTSPSKVDEWFEIKTRGLNEFQKAELRKRWGTMQKVLSARSRMEKIVADIVFDFSTKPRINSGTGNAILVASEIYEACRYYELFQKTDFKGKCAIVTSYNPSTRDITTENTGSNTETEKEYIYNTYMEILKDVVPKPKKTKTETYEDNVKEKFLKEPANMKLIIVVNKLLTGFDAPSCTYIYIDKSMQDHGLFQAICRVNRLDSEDKQFGYVVDYKDLFKKVEKAVAVYTSELDYDEFEKADCDILLKDRIEKGRERLEEAIEYLAFLCEPVKQPKGTLEYMHYFCANADIPEDLKAREVQRMSLYKGIVALIRAYANIADDMEAAGYTEKEILEIKKLMDFYLNLREQIKLTSNETIDFKTYEADMRYLIDSYIQADDPRNISPFCDMSLIEVIVKTGIADAINSMPDGVKGSKEAVAEAIENNVRSKIIKDHLIDPAYFDEMSALLNAVIKERKENAIAYEEYLKKIAELAKNVQQGKTDSTPSSLNTPAKRALYNNLHMNEELALSVHYAIMKSKPDGWRGDNTAKKTVIKSALYNVLKDKDEVERIFAIVEQQNEY, from the coding sequence ATGGCAAATGTAGGGGAAGTTGAGAGGAAGACACAGAACCGTATTGTAGCATTATTCAAAAATGAACTGAAATACACCTATCTTGGAAACTGGGAAGAAAGACCTGATAACAGGAACATTGAAGATGGTTTATTAACAGAATACTTAACTAAAAAAGGCTATAATAATACCCTTATTACAAAAGCCATATTTGAGCTGAAATATGCAATTAATAACTACAATGATGATCTCTATAATATAAATAAAAAAGTATACAACCTTCTTCGCTACGGTGTCAAAGTAAAAGCCGACATTGGAGAAAATTACGAGACAGTTCACTTAATTGACTGGCAACATCCTTTGGAAAATGACTTTTACATAGCAGAAGAAGTTACGGTGATGGGAGAAAAAGAAAAACGCCCCGATATTGTATTATATGTAAACGGTATTGCCATAGGCGTTCTTGAGCTTAAAAGAAGCACTGTGTCAATTGGTGATGGGATACGTCAAAGTATAGCAAACCAGCAGAAGGGTTTTATAGAGAAGTTCTTTGCTACAGTACAATTTGTTTTTGCCGGAAATGATTCTGAAGGACTTAGGTATGGTACTATTGGTACACCGGAGAAGTTCTTCCTGAATTGGAAGGAAGATATTGAGGATAACAGCCGTCTTCCGCTTGATAAATACCTGGTTAAGATGTGCAGCAAAGAGAGAATTATTGAAATAATGTATGATTTTGTTCTTTTTGATGGTGGAATAAAGAAGCTTCCAAGAGTTCACCAATATTTTGGAATAAAAGCAGCCCAGGAACATGTAAAAAGGTATGAAGGCGGTATTATATGGCATACACAGGGAAGTGGAAAAAGTATTGTCATGGTACTTTTGGCAAAATGGATTTTAGAGAACAAGCCTAATGCCCGTGTAGTAATAATAACTGACAGAGATGAGCTGGATAAGCAAATTGAAAGGGTTTTCAAGGATGCAGGAGAAAAGGAAATACTTCGTACCTCCAGCGGTAAGGATTTGATGATTCAATTATCAAATCCCACGCCAAGATTGCTATGTTCACTTGTACATAAGTTTGGGAGAAAAGGTGTAGACAATTTTGAAAGGTTTATTAAAGAACTAGAAAGTCAGCCTTCCAATGCAGTTGGAGAATTGTTTCTGTTTATAGATGAATGTCATCGAACTCAGAGCGGAAAGCTGCACCGAACAATGAAAGCAATGCTGCCGAATGCTGTGTTTATTGGCTTTACAGGAACACCACTTTTGAAGAAAGATAAGCAGACAAGTCTTGAGGTTTTTGGTAAATATATTCATACCTATAAATTCAATGAGGCTGTTGAAGATAATGTAATACTGGATTTGATGTATGATGCCCGTGATATTGACCAGAGGCTAACATCACCATCAAAAGTTGATGAATGGTTTGAAATAAAAACCAGAGGGTTAAATGAATTCCAAAAGGCTGAACTCAGGAAAAGATGGGGTACAATGCAGAAGGTTTTAAGTGCCCGTTCTCGAATGGAAAAAATCGTAGCCGATATTGTGTTTGATTTCAGTACTAAACCAAGAATAAATTCAGGCACTGGTAATGCGATTCTGGTAGCTTCTGAAATTTATGAAGCCTGTAGATATTATGAGCTTTTCCAGAAAACTGATTTTAAAGGCAAATGTGCAATTGTTACTTCCTACAATCCAAGCACAAGGGATATTACAACAGAAAATACAGGTAGTAATACTGAAACAGAAAAAGAATACATTTATAATACATATATGGAAATACTGAAGGATGTCGTACCAAAACCCAAAAAGACTAAAACAGAAACCTATGAGGATAATGTAAAAGAAAAGTTTTTAAAAGAACCTGCAAACATGAAACTTATAATTGTTGTTAATAAGCTTTTGACAGGCTTTGATGCACCAAGTTGTACATATATCTATATTGATAAATCCATGCAGGATCATGGGCTGTTTCAGGCTATATGCCGTGTAAACAGGCTAGATAGTGAGGATAAGCAGTTTGGTTATGTTGTTGACTATAAGGACCTTTTTAAAAAAGTTGAAAAAGCAGTTGCCGTATATACGTCAGAGCTTGATTATGATGAGTTTGAAAAGGCGGATTGTGATATCCTTCTAAAGGACAGAATTGAAAAAGGACGAGAAAGGCTGGAAGAAGCCATAGAATATCTGGCATTTCTTTGTGAACCAGTAAAACAGCCTAAAGGGACTCTTGAGTATATGCATTACTTTTGTGCCAATGCTGACATACCGGAGGATTTAAAGGCTAGAGAAGTTCAGAGGATGAGTTTGTATAAAGGTATAGTTGCACTAATAAGAGCATATGCAAATATAGCTGATGATATGGAAGCAGCAGGGTATACAGAAAAAGAGATTTTGGAAATCAAGAAGCTGATGGATTTTTATTTAAATCTTCGTGAGCAAATAAAACTGACAAGCAATGAAACCATTGATTTTAAAACCTATGAAGCAGATATGAGATATCTTATAGATAGTTATATACAAGCTGATGATCCAAGAAATATTTCACCATTTTGTGATATGTCTCTTATAGAGGTTATAGTAAAAACAGGAATTGCAGATGCTATAAATAGTATGCCCGATGGTGTTAAAGGCAGCAAGGAAGCGGTGGCTGAAGCTATCGAAAACAATGTCAGGAGTAAGATTATAAAAGATCATTTGATTGATCCGGCATATTTTGATGAAATGTCAGCTTTGCTAAATGCTGTTATTAAAGAACGTAAAGAAAACGCAATAGCATATGAGGAATACTTGAAAAAGATTGCAGAGCTTGCCAAAAATGTTCAGCAAGGTAAAACCGATAGCACTCCGTCAAGCTTGAATACTCCTGCAAAGAGAGCCTTGTATAATAACCTACATATGAATGAAGAATTGGCACTCTCCGTACATTATGCCATTATGAAGTCCAAGCCCGATGGCTGGAGAGGCGATAATACCGCTAAAAAAACAGTTATTAAAAGTGCCCTATATAATGTTTTAAAAGATAAAGATGAAGTAGAAAGGATTTTTGCAATTGTTGAACAGCAAAACGAGTATTAA
- a CDS encoding RloB family protein, with the protein MGRTQLSPQRLSETKKEYIGQIIIFCEGKTEKYYFDYFAEIIKKNKFTDIEVVLETANGNAQTVLNYAKSFMDDEENNRKYKNYGKYLVFDCDAPPDIQAVVMAAKDYELLISNHLFETWLLMHFEDVEVKLTKKQIYDRLMRHLHGDYIKGHKGKTREIVQNGSIEKAIDNAKVLEQNYAIEGKSIFSNIKDMNPYTSVHKLVEQFMIEVSGDL; encoded by the coding sequence ATGGGTAGAACACAATTATCACCACAACGCCTCTCAGAAACCAAGAAAGAATATATTGGACAAATTATTATTTTTTGTGAAGGCAAAACAGAAAAATATTATTTTGACTATTTTGCAGAGATAATTAAGAAAAATAAATTTACTGACATTGAGGTGGTGTTAGAAACCGCTAACGGCAATGCACAGACTGTTTTGAATTATGCCAAGAGCTTTATGGACGATGAGGAAAACAATCGCAAGTATAAAAACTATGGTAAGTATCTGGTTTTTGATTGTGATGCTCCGCCGGACATCCAAGCAGTGGTAATGGCAGCAAAGGATTATGAACTGCTGATTTCAAACCACCTGTTTGAAACATGGCTATTGATGCATTTTGAGGATGTGGAAGTAAAGCTCACCAAGAAGCAAATCTACGACAGATTAATGAGACATCTTCATGGTGATTACATAAAAGGCCATAAAGGAAAAACTCGCGAGATTGTCCAGAATGGCAGCATTGAAAAAGCAATTGATAATGCGAAAGTTCTTGAGCAGAACTATGCAATCGAGGGCAAAAGCATATTTTCAAACATTAAAGATATGAACCCATATACAAGTGTCCATAAACTAGTCGAGCAGTTTATGATTGAGGTCTCTGGAGATTTATAA
- a CDS encoding AAA family ATPase codes for MLVMFKVKNYTSFKNESILDMRATAYVQHPTHVIPVNDNFGLLKTTALYGANASGKSNLISAMFFFEQYIFSQFINKKENEEIEHGEAGMNMKLEPFTLSDKGNEASEFDIIFLRNGKQIQYGFECTHKEVLNEWMFIDDKKVFERTGTELSFGSKYQKMLGAYKKLPAERLYIAVLEYFLDEEAKEIILGDFISFFHEEYNVFTEILFESTVKGLAGIVGLSKKLVSNKAYREKVEHYLRLIDVGIKRLDVQMETIVNERTGKKKKEKVVRTVHDVYDENGNVVGEKLFDLRQESTGTLRFLAYIQNVIEMISGGGVFIVDEMSARLHPLLSKLIVDIFCSSQNQKAQLIFTTHDISLLNYNQFRRDEVVFVDKNERGESALYALSDLKVREDATFSKDYLQGKYGAIPIFNYDEIIGGELDG; via the coding sequence ATGTTAGTGATGTTTAAAGTGAAAAACTACACTTCGTTTAAAAACGAATCTATTTTAGACATGAGGGCGACTGCTTATGTGCAGCATCCTACACATGTTATACCCGTTAATGATAATTTTGGACTGCTTAAGACTACTGCTTTGTATGGTGCTAATGCATCAGGGAAATCCAATCTGATTTCAGCAATGTTCTTTTTTGAGCAATATATATTTTCTCAGTTCATTAATAAAAAAGAGAATGAAGAAATTGAACATGGAGAAGCAGGGATGAATATGAAGTTGGAGCCTTTTACTCTTTCCGATAAAGGTAATGAGGCTTCTGAGTTTGACATCATCTTTTTACGTAACGGAAAGCAGATACAGTACGGCTTTGAGTGTACGCACAAAGAGGTACTTAATGAATGGATGTTTATTGATGATAAAAAAGTTTTTGAGCGTACTGGCACAGAGCTTTCCTTTGGCAGCAAGTATCAAAAAATGCTTGGTGCTTATAAAAAGTTGCCTGCTGAAAGGCTGTATATTGCTGTTCTTGAATACTTCCTTGATGAAGAAGCCAAGGAAATAATACTCGGTGACTTTATTTCCTTTTTTCATGAAGAATACAATGTATTTACCGAAATTCTCTTTGAGTCAACTGTAAAGGGATTGGCTGGTATCGTTGGTTTGTCTAAAAAGTTGGTGAGTAACAAGGCATATAGAGAAAAGGTAGAACATTACCTCCGATTGATTGATGTTGGCATCAAACGCCTTGATGTTCAGATGGAAACCATTGTCAATGAGCGAACCGGAAAGAAAAAGAAAGAAAAAGTCGTCCGTACTGTACATGATGTCTATGACGAAAACGGAAACGTGGTTGGTGAAAAGTTGTTTGATTTGCGGCAGGAATCTACCGGTACTCTTCGTTTCCTTGCGTATATTCAAAATGTTATTGAAATGATTTCAGGGGGAGGAGTGTTCATTGTAGATGAAATGTCGGCAAGATTACATCCATTGCTGTCGAAACTCATTGTAGATATTTTCTGTTCCAGCCAGAACCAAAAAGCACAGTTGATCTTTACTACTCATGACATCTCTTTACTCAACTATAATCAGTTTCGACGTGATGAGGTGGTTTTTGTTGATAAAAATGAGCGTGGAGAGTCTGCACTCTATGCCCTTTCTGATTTAAAAGTACGTGAAGATGCGACTTTTAGCAAGGATTATCTGCAAGGAAAGTATGGGGCTATTCCCATATTTAATTATGATGAAATTATAGGTGGTGAATTGGATGGGTAG
- a CDS encoding restriction endonuclease subunit S, which produces MKIDNGYKMTEVGVIPEDWEVVDFGDIVEYTKGFAFKSGDYCQDGVRIIRVSDTTYDSIKDDNPIYIDTKNCTKYRKWILIEHDLIFSTVGSKPPMYDSLVGKVIMITKRYAGSLLNQNAVLIRSKEKNVFIQKLLLNHFRTNRYIRYIETIFRGNANQASITLKELFKFPIPLPINYSEQKAIATALSDTDELIQSLEKLIAKKRAIKQGVMQKLLTGKKRLQKFNQETEKYKNTEVGLIPEDWNIVKIKNIALISTGSRNTQDKIDSGEYPFFVRSQTVERINSYSYDGEAVLTAGDGVGTGKVFHYISGKFDFHQRVYKISDFKDNIDGYFFFLYFKNSFYNRIMQMTAKSSVDSVRMEMIAEMQIPIPPTQNEQKAIASILSDMDAEITALETKLEKYKKIKQGMMQNLLTGKIRLV; this is translated from the coding sequence ATGAAAATTGACAATGGATATAAGATGACTGAGGTAGGAGTGATACCGGAGGATTGGGAAGTAGTTGACTTTGGTGATATTGTTGAATATACAAAAGGCTTTGCATTTAAGTCGGGAGATTATTGTCAAGATGGAGTAAGAATCATACGAGTCAGTGATACTACTTATGACTCTATAAAAGATGATAATCCCATTTATATAGATACTAAAAATTGTACTAAGTACAGAAAATGGATACTTATAGAACACGATTTGATTTTTTCAACTGTTGGCTCAAAACCGCCAATGTATGATTCATTAGTTGGTAAAGTTATTATGATAACAAAGAGGTATGCAGGTAGTCTTTTAAATCAAAACGCAGTATTAATTCGTAGTAAAGAAAAAAATGTGTTTATACAAAAGTTATTGTTGAATCATTTTAGAACTAATAGATATATAAGATATATTGAGACTATATTTAGAGGAAATGCAAACCAAGCAAGTATTACACTAAAAGAGTTGTTTAAGTTTCCTATACCATTACCAATAAATTATTCTGAACAAAAAGCCATTGCAACTGCTCTTTCTGATACTGATGAATTGATACAGTCTTTGGAAAAGCTCATTGCAAAAAAACGTGCAATTAAGCAGGGAGTTATGCAGAAATTGCTTACAGGCAAAAAACGTCTACAAAAATTTAATCAAGAAACTGAGAAGTATAAAAATACTGAGGTCGGTTTGATACCCGAAGACTGGAATATAGTTAAAATAAAGAATATTGCACTTATATCAACAGGATCACGTAATACTCAAGACAAAATAGATTCAGGAGAGTATCCATTTTTCGTGCGTTCCCAAACTGTCGAAAGAATTAATAGTTATTCATACGATGGAGAGGCTGTACTTACAGCGGGTGATGGCGTGGGTACAGGTAAAGTATTTCACTATATAAGTGGGAAATTTGATTTTCACCAGAGGGTATATAAAATAAGTGATTTTAAAGATAATATAGACGGATATTTCTTTTTCTTATATTTTAAGAATAGCTTTTATAATAGAATAATGCAGATGACAGCGAAATCTTCTGTTGACTCAGTTCGTATGGAAATGATTGCAGAAATGCAAATACCTATACCACCTACCCAAAATGAACAAAAAGCAATTGCATCAATACTATCTGACATGGATGCCGAAATAACGGCTTTAGAAACAAAATTGGAAAAGTACAAAAAAATCAAACAGGGAATGATGCAGAATTTATTGACCGGAAAAATCAGACTTGTGTAA
- a CDS encoding type I restriction-modification system subunit M, whose amino-acid sequence MAIKKSELYSSLWSSCDELRGGMDASQYKDYVLVMLFVKYISDKYAGMPYAPVTIPEGSTFKDMVALKGTANIGDDINKKIIGPIAEKNQLSDMPDFNDVNKLGSGKEMVDRLTNLIAIFEHKELDFSKNRADGDDILGDAYEYLMRHFATESGKSKGQFYSPAEVSRVISKIIGINTSNVNAQTTVYDPTCGSGSLLLKVSDEAGIKISLYGQEKDSATTGLARMNMYLHDNPLHEIKQGNTLANPMFKDENGKLKTFDYVVANPPFSDKRWGNGVNTEKDEYERFKDYGVPPSKNGDFAYLLHIIRSLKSSKGKGACILPHGVLFRGNAEAEIRKNIIRKGYIKGIIGLPANLFYGTGIPACIIVLDKENAANRKGIFMIDASKGFMKDGNKNRLRSMDIHKIVDVFNNQYEIDKYSKMVTFSEIENNEYNLNIPRYIDSQEGEDVQDIEAHLLGGIPMYDIEALKDYWKVCPNLKGALFSKSSRDRYLDLKVAKDYIKKTIFEHTEFKAYSDKMEAHFKEWKDKYIEILKGMKKGLVPKKVIADLSESILAHYKETSLISNYDVYQHLMDFWDEIMQDDCYIISTDGWKAETYRILVENKQKKMVDKGWTCDLVPKDLVINRYFYEEKQKIEGLEAECEGVASQIAEMEEEHGGEEGFFAELEKVNKASVQARLKEVRKDKDAVVERKVLEDYLELCEKETELNSKIKVAKAELDDKLYEKYPKLTEEEIKVLVVDDKWMEAIGKNVHSEMDRISQRLTQRIKDLAERYEMALPKLNDEVKRFEEKVKAHLERMGLYEN is encoded by the coding sequence ATGGCAATAAAGAAATCTGAATTATACAGTTCTCTTTGGTCAAGTTGTGATGAATTAAGGGGTGGTATGGATGCCAGCCAGTACAAGGATTATGTGTTGGTAATGCTCTTTGTTAAATATATAAGTGATAAATATGCCGGAATGCCGTATGCACCAGTCACAATACCTGAAGGCTCTACTTTCAAGGATATGGTGGCTTTAAAAGGTACTGCAAATATTGGTGATGATATAAATAAAAAGATTATTGGACCGATAGCTGAGAAAAACCAATTATCGGACATGCCTGACTTTAATGATGTAAACAAGCTGGGTAGTGGTAAGGAAATGGTGGATCGTCTTACAAATCTGATTGCAATTTTTGAGCATAAGGAGCTTGACTTCAGCAAAAACAGAGCTGATGGTGATGATATTTTAGGTGATGCTTATGAATACCTTATGCGTCACTTTGCTACTGAAAGTGGTAAGAGTAAGGGACAATTCTATTCACCGGCAGAGGTAAGCCGTGTAATTTCAAAGATAATCGGAATAAATACATCAAATGTAAATGCTCAAACTACGGTATATGACCCGACTTGCGGCTCAGGCTCACTACTTTTGAAGGTGTCGGACGAAGCAGGGATTAAGATTTCACTATATGGGCAGGAAAAGGATTCTGCAACAACCGGGTTGGCAAGAATGAATATGTACCTCCATGATAACCCGCTGCATGAGATAAAGCAGGGAAATACGCTTGCAAATCCGATGTTCAAGGATGAAAATGGGAAGCTCAAAACCTTTGACTATGTGGTCGCAAATCCCCCATTTAGCGATAAGCGCTGGGGTAATGGTGTGAATACTGAAAAAGATGAGTATGAAAGGTTTAAGGATTATGGAGTTCCGCCGTCAAAAAACGGTGATTTTGCATACCTTTTACATATAATACGTTCTCTAAAGAGCAGTAAAGGTAAGGGAGCCTGTATTTTGCCGCATGGTGTCTTATTCAGGGGAAATGCAGAGGCGGAGATACGAAAGAATATTATCAGGAAGGGCTATATCAAGGGAATTATAGGACTACCTGCCAACCTGTTTTATGGCACTGGAATTCCAGCTTGTATTATTGTGCTTGATAAAGAAAATGCAGCAAACCGCAAGGGAATTTTCATGATTGATGCAAGTAAGGGCTTTATGAAAGATGGAAATAAAAACCGTCTTCGCAGTATGGATATTCATAAAATTGTAGATGTGTTTAATAATCAGTATGAAATAGATAAATATTCTAAGATGGTGACTTTTTCTGAGATAGAGAATAATGAGTACAATTTAAATATTCCAAGGTATATAGACAGTCAGGAAGGTGAAGATGTACAGGATATTGAAGCTCATTTGCTTGGTGGTATACCAATGTATGATATAGAGGCTTTGAAGGATTATTGGAAAGTATGCCCAAACCTTAAGGGTGCTCTTTTTAGCAAAAGCTCAAGGGATAGGTATTTGGATTTAAAGGTGGCTAAGGATTATATAAAGAAAACGATTTTTGAACACACCGAGTTTAAAGCTTATTCAGATAAGATGGAAGCGCATTTCAAAGAGTGGAAGGACAAGTATATCGAGATACTTAAGGGTATGAAAAAAGGATTAGTACCTAAAAAAGTTATTGCTGACTTATCTGAAAGTATACTTGCACATTATAAGGAAACAAGTCTTATTTCTAATTATGATGTATATCAGCATCTAATGGATTTCTGGGATGAGATAATGCAGGACGATTGCTATATAATTTCTACCGATGGATGGAAAGCGGAAACATACAGGATATTGGTTGAGAATAAGCAGAAGAAAATGGTGGACAAGGGCTGGACCTGTGATCTAGTGCCAAAGGATTTGGTTATTAACAGGTATTTTTATGAGGAAAAGCAGAAGATTGAAGGACTGGAAGCTGAATGTGAGGGTGTCGCTTCACAAATAGCCGAGATGGAAGAAGAACATGGAGGAGAGGAAGGCTTTTTTGCTGAACTTGAAAAGGTTAATAAGGCCAGTGTTCAGGCTAGATTGAAGGAAGTTCGGAAGGATAAGGACGCAGTAGTGGAAAGAAAGGTTTTGGAAGATTATCTTGAGCTTTGTGAGAAAGAAACGGAATTGAACAGTAAGATCAAGGTTGCAAAGGCTGAGCTGGATGATAAGTTGTATGAAAAGTATCCAAAGCTGACAGAAGAGGAAATTAAGGTTTTAGTGGTGGATGATAAATGGATGGAAGCTATTGGGAAGAATGTACATTCAGAGATGGACAGGATTAGTCAGAGGTTGACTCAGAGGATAAAGGATTTGGCAGAGAGGTATGAAATGGCACTTCCAAAGTTGAATGATGAGGTTAAGAGGTTTGAGGAAAAGGTGAAGGCTCATCTGGAAAGGATGGGTTTATATGAAAATTGA
- a CDS encoding HEAT repeat domain-containing protein, with protein MKRDEYIRILSELAGPLGPFGTIEYSDKKTNDWYDTFDTDSIDVLIDLLLNPPSKKELGYEIPEYFDVELDDALVSIGKKFFAIFLEKIKVLIELKHLRVTIIYILGGIGHQEGLGVLSGFIENSNDLTDDEIFGLIDSLGRIGGIKAEEKLEQMKIMYSDQNDILKQIEIWLKNIKNKDK; from the coding sequence ATGAAAAGAGATGAATATATAAGGATTTTATCTGAATTAGCTGGACCACTTGGGCCTTTTGGAACTATAGAGTACAGTGATAAGAAAACAAACGATTGGTACGATACTTTTGATACTGACTCAATAGACGTACTAATTGATCTTTTATTAAACCCTCCAAGCAAAAAAGAACTAGGATATGAAATTCCAGAGTATTTTGATGTTGAGCTCGATGATGCCTTAGTTTCGATAGGAAAGAAATTTTTTGCCATTTTTTTAGAAAAAATTAAGGTGTTGATTGAATTAAAGCATTTAAGAGTAACGATTATCTATATTCTTGGGGGAATTGGACATCAAGAAGGTTTAGGTGTATTATCAGGTTTTATAGAAAATAGCAATGACTTAACTGATGACGAAATTTTTGGATTAATTGATTCATTAGGTAGAATTGGAGGGATAAAGGCTGAGGAAAAGTTAGAGCAAATGAAAATTATGTATTCTGATCAAAATGATATTTTGAAGCAAATAGAAATATGGTTAAAGAACATAAAGAATAAAGATAAATAA